A section of the Salmo salar chromosome ssa05, Ssal_v3.1, whole genome shotgun sequence genome encodes:
- the LOC106574458 gene encoding LOW QUALITY PROTEIN: nuclear receptor subfamily 4 group A member 3 (The sequence of the model RefSeq protein was modified relative to this genomic sequence to represent the inferred CDS: deleted 1 base in 1 codon) translates to MNKHAQFLERMHCVQLKCTPRDMPCVQAQYGPAPPGSSYSAQSFGYQGDSYSSDLMTPDYTKLDLGGGEISAAATTSLPSFNVFVEGSYEPKSSCLYQMPSHRPLIKKEEESYPQPDTLPSSSMYFKQSPPSTPTTPSLAPQPGSSFLWDDSPHLSLQPPSHGPLKSARFPHFYQHSPPHSGGYEGLGGGLPRSSSSSSSSSSSVPPHPHGPPLEQHLYQLHRGVGGPGGPGGLAFRSLALGSCNPLLGDRLPSPPHRGPPGEGTCAVCGDNAACQHYGVRTCEGCKGFFKRTVQKNAKYVCLASKNCPVDKRRRNRCQYCRFQKCLSVGMVKEVVRTDNLKGRRGRLPSKPKSPLQVESSPPSPPLSLLSALLRAYSHCTPRELDYSQFSAAEAPSSSSDTQYIQLFYRLLTISMETTRCWADRLPGFNELHGDDQNLLIDSAFLELFVLRLAHRSLLSEDKLVFCNGLVLSRFQCLRGFGEWLDSIRDFSSHLQSLNLDTSAFSCLAALVLLTEQVPGLKDSKRVEEMQNKVVCCLRDHLGFGPSSSKATPPLSRVLGVRAELRSQRTQGLQRIFYLKLEDLVPPPPLIDRFLDTLPY, encoded by the exons ACATGCCTTGTGTGCAGGCACAGTATGGGCCCGCACCTCCAGGCTCGTCCTACTCCGCCCAGTCCTTTGGTTACCAGGGCGACAGCTACAGCTCTGACCTCATGACCCCGGACTATACCAAGTTGGACTTGGGTGGGGGTGAGATCTCGGCGGCCGCCACCACCTCTCTGCCCAGCTTCAACGTGTTTGTTGAGGGGAGCTACGAGCCCAAGTCCTCCTGCCTATACCAGATGCCCTCTCATAGGCCGCTTATCAAGAAGGAGGAGGAGTCCTACCCACAACCTGACACCttgccctcctcctccatgtACTTTAAACAGTCTCCTCCGTCCACCCCCACCACCCCCTCTCTCGCCCCCCAGCCTGGCTCCTCCTTCCTCTGGGAtgactccccccacctctctctgcaGCCCCCCTCCCACGGCCCCCTCAAGTCCGCTCGCTTCCCCCACTTCTATCAGCACTCCCCTCCCCACAGTGGGGGGTACGAGGGGCTGGGAGGGGGGCTGCCTcgctcttcctcctcatcctcttcctcgtcctcctcagtgcccccccacccccacggCCCGCCCCTGGAACAGCACCTGTACCAGCTGCACCGCGGGGTTGGGGGTCCGGGGGGCCCGGGAGGACTGGCCTTCCGTTCTCTGGCGCTGGGGTCCTGTAACCCTCTGCTGGGGGACCGCCTGCCCTCGCCCCCCCATCGCGGCCCCCCAGGAGAGGGCACCTGTGCCGTGTGTGGCGACAACGCTGCCTGCCAGCACTACGGCGTACGCACCTGCGAGGGCTGCAAAGGCTTCTTCAAG CGTACGGTGCAGAAGAATGCCAAGTATGTGTGCCTGGCCAGTAAGAACTGCCCGGTGGACAAACGGAGACGCAACCGCTGCCAGTACTGCCGCTTCCAGAAGTGCCTCAGTGTCGGCATGGTGAAGGAGG TGGTGCGTACAGACAACCTGAAGGGCCGTCGAGGTCGTCTGCCCTCCAAACCAAAGAGCCCGCTGCAGGTGGAGTCCTCGCCTCCCTCGCCTCCCCTcagcctgctctctgctctgctcagggCCTACTCACACTGCACTCCCAGGGAACTAGACTACAGCCAG TTCAGTGCGGCGGaagccccctcctcctcctctgacacCCAGTACATACAGCTCTTCTATAGGCTGCTCACCATCTCCATGGAGACCACGCGTTGCTGGGCCGACCGGCTGCCCGGCTTCAATGAGCTTCACGGCGATGACCAAAACCTTCTCATAGACTCCGCCTTCCTGGAGCTCTTCGTCCTGCGATTGGCCCACAG gtCTTTGTTGTCGGAGGATAAGCTGGTGTTCTGTAATGGCCTGGTGCTGAGCAGGTTCCAGTGTCTGAGAGGTTTTGGAGAGTGGCTGGACTCCATCAGAGACTTCTCCTCTCATCTACAGAGTCTCAACCTGGACACATCCGCCTTCTCCTGCCTGGCTGCCCTGGTGCTGCTCACAG AACAGGTCCCAGGACTGAAGGACAGTAAGCGCGTTGAGGAGATGCAGAACAAGGTGGTCTGTTGCCTTAGAGACCACCTGGGCTTTGGCCCCTCCTCCTCCAAGGCCACG CCCCCTCTAAGTCGTGTGCTGGGTGTTAGGGCGGAGCTCCGCTCCCAGAGGACCCAGGGTCTGCAGAGGATCTTCTACCTGAAGCTGGAGGACCTGGTCCCACCCCCACCTCTGATTGACAGGTTCCTAGACACTCTGCCCTACTGA